In Phormidium yuhuli AB48, one genomic interval encodes:
- the pruA gene encoding L-glutamate gamma-semialdehyde dehydrogenase: MVTQRSTSTPYDAKTQDIARDLLAATREAGGFFAKVRDQMRWDDKLLDWAMSNPGLRVQLFRFIDCLPALQSKAEIARHLQEYLTVEEVELPDALKKLISFSGGDSVPGQLAATTVATGVETLAYKYIAGETLPKVIETVKRLRKDKLAFTIDLLGEAVITEQEAQQYFDRYRELMTELAAAAQDWRAVPQIDEAEGEALPRAQVSVKLTAFYSQFDALDAQGSENRVSDRVREILRHSQATGAAVHFDMEQYEYKDLILSILKKILLEPEFRDRSDIGVTLQAYLRESEADLRGLIDWAKERGTPVTVRLVKGAYWDRETIRAQQHDWPQPVYNDKAATDANFERLTRLLLEHHEYLYAAIGSHNVRSQALACAIAETLNIPPRRVEMQVLYGMGDKLARALAKRGHRVRVYCPYGELLPGMSYLIRRLLENTANSSFLRQNLENRPIEELIAPPQLDPQKPEFAPQRLPFANAPDSDYAQAEIRDRAWQTVSQVRQQLGQSYQPWINGEFVSTQGTAQSLNPSNPDEVVGTVGLISIEQADEAVATAKAAFTAWRQTPVAERAGILRKAAELMEQRRHELNAWMVLEVGKPLRECDGEVSEAIDFCRYYASEMERLQEETAYDIPGETNRYHYQPRGISLIISPWNFPLAIPTGMTVASLVAGNCTLLKPAEVSSVIAAQLAQILIEAGIPKGVFQFIPGKGSTVGAHLVKHPDVHMITFTGSQEVGCQIYRDAAGLQPGQKHLKRVIAEMGGKNGIIIDESADLDQAVAGVVQSAFGYSGQKCSACSRVIVLESVYETFVERLTEAVRSLNVGDASKPGTQVGPVIDGKAQQRIREYIAQGKQEGTVAVELASPQPGYFVGPIVITEVAPDATIAQEEIFGPVLAVLKVANFDDALRVANGTNYALTGGIYSRTPSHIDRAQVEFEVGNLYVNRGITGAIVSRQPFGGFKLSGVGSKAGGPDYLLQFLEPRTVTENIQRHGFAPIEGAE, translated from the coding sequence GTGGTCACGCAACGGTCTACCTCAACTCCCTACGACGCCAAAACTCAGGACATTGCCCGAGACCTTTTGGCGGCTACCCGCGAAGCTGGCGGATTTTTCGCAAAAGTCCGTGACCAGATGCGCTGGGACGATAAATTGCTCGATTGGGCCATGAGTAACCCCGGTTTACGGGTGCAACTGTTCCGTTTCATTGACTGTTTGCCTGCGTTACAGAGTAAGGCGGAAATTGCCCGTCACTTGCAAGAATATCTAACGGTCGAGGAAGTCGAATTACCGGACGCCTTGAAAAAGCTGATTAGCTTTAGTGGCGGCGATTCTGTGCCTGGGCAGCTTGCGGCAACAACCGTGGCCACGGGTGTAGAAACCTTAGCCTATAAATACATTGCTGGGGAAACCCTCCCCAAAGTGATTGAAACCGTTAAACGGCTGCGTAAGGATAAGTTGGCCTTTACCATCGACTTACTTGGGGAAGCGGTGATTACGGAACAAGAAGCGCAACAGTATTTTGACCGTTATCGGGAGTTAATGACCGAGTTGGCGGCGGCGGCGCAAGATTGGCGGGCGGTTCCGCAAATTGATGAGGCGGAGGGGGAAGCGTTGCCTCGGGCCCAGGTGTCGGTGAAGTTGACGGCGTTCTATTCTCAGTTTGATGCCCTTGATGCCCAGGGTAGTGAAAATCGGGTGAGCGATCGCGTGCGGGAGATTTTGCGCCATAGTCAAGCCACGGGGGCGGCGGTTCACTTTGACATGGAGCAATATGAGTATAAGGATTTGATTCTCTCGATTCTCAAGAAAATCCTCTTGGAACCGGAGTTTCGCGATCGCAGTGATATCGGGGTGACGCTACAGGCCTACCTGCGAGAGTCGGAAGCAGATTTACGGGGCCTGATTGATTGGGCCAAGGAACGAGGAACCCCGGTGACGGTGCGCCTGGTGAAAGGGGCCTATTGGGATCGTGAGACGATTCGGGCCCAACAACATGACTGGCCGCAACCAGTATACAACGATAAGGCGGCAACGGATGCCAACTTTGAACGGCTCACACGGCTGTTGTTGGAACATCATGAGTATCTGTATGCGGCCATTGGCAGTCATAATGTGCGATCGCAGGCCCTGGCCTGTGCGATCGCCGAAACCCTCAACATTCCCCCCCGTCGGGTGGAGATGCAAGTTCTCTATGGCATGGGCGATAAGTTAGCCAGGGCCTTAGCCAAGCGGGGCCACCGGGTGCGGGTGTATTGTCCCTATGGGGAATTGTTACCGGGGATGTCCTATCTGATTCGGCGGCTGTTGGAAAATACCGCCAATAGTTCTTTCCTGCGGCAAAATCTGGAAAATCGCCCCATTGAGGAGTTAATCGCCCCACCGCAACTCGATCCTCAGAAGCCGGAGTTCGCCCCCCAGCGTTTGCCCTTTGCCAATGCCCCGGATTCGGATTATGCTCAAGCCGAGATTCGCGATCGCGCCTGGCAGACGGTGTCTCAGGTGCGGCAACAGTTAGGGCAATCCTATCAACCTTGGATTAATGGAGAGTTTGTCTCCACCCAAGGGACGGCCCAATCCCTGAATCCCTCGAATCCTGACGAGGTGGTGGGAACTGTGGGTTTAATTTCTATTGAACAAGCCGATGAGGCGGTGGCGACAGCCAAAGCGGCGTTTACGGCTTGGCGACAAACCCCAGTGGCGGAACGGGCCGGGATTTTACGCAAGGCGGCGGAGTTGATGGAACAGCGTCGTCATGAACTCAACGCCTGGATGGTGTTGGAGGTGGGCAAACCCCTACGGGAATGTGATGGGGAAGTCTCGGAGGCGATCGATTTTTGTCGCTACTACGCCTCGGAGATGGAACGTCTGCAAGAGGAGACGGCCTACGATATCCCCGGTGAAACCAATCGCTATCACTATCAGCCTCGGGGCATTAGTTTGATTATTTCTCCCTGGAATTTCCCCCTAGCGATTCCTACGGGGATGACGGTAGCCTCGTTGGTGGCGGGGAATTGTACTCTTTTGAAGCCGGCGGAAGTTTCGAGTGTGATTGCGGCCCAGTTGGCGCAGATTTTGATTGAGGCGGGGATTCCTAAGGGGGTGTTCCAGTTTATCCCTGGGAAGGGATCGACGGTGGGGGCCCATTTGGTGAAACATCCTGATGTCCACATGATTACCTTTACCGGTTCTCAGGAGGTGGGTTGTCAGATTTACCGGGATGCGGCCGGCCTACAACCGGGACAAAAACACCTCAAACGGGTGATTGCTGAGATGGGGGGTAAGAATGGCATCATCATTGATGAGAGTGCGGATCTCGATCAGGCGGTGGCTGGGGTGGTTCAGTCGGCCTTTGGCTATAGTGGCCAGAAATGTTCGGCCTGTTCTCGGGTGATTGTTCTGGAGTCGGTGTATGAGACGTTTGTGGAACGGCTGACGGAGGCGGTGCGATCGCTGAATGTGGGGGATGCCTCGAAGCCGGGAACTCAGGTGGGACCGGTGATTGATGGGAAAGCCCAGCAGCGGATTCGGGAGTATATTGCCCAAGGGAAGCAGGAGGGAACGGTGGCGGTGGAGTTGGCCTCGCCGCAACCGGGTTATTTTGTCGGGCCGATTGTGATTACGGAGGTGGCCCCCGATGCCACCATCGCCCAGGAGGAGATTTTTGGCCCGGTGTTGGCGGTGTTGAAGGTGGCCAACTTTGATGATGCGTTGAGGGTTGCCAATGGTACGAATTACGCCCTAACTGGGGGGATTTATTCCCGCACTCCGTCTCATATTGACCGGGCCCAGGTGGAGTTTGAGGTGGGGAACCTCTATGTGAATCGGGGGATTACGGGGGCGATCGTCTCTCGTCAACCCTTTGGTGGCTTTAAGTTGTCTGGGGTGGGGTCGAAGGCGGGGGGTCCTGATTATCTCCTGCAATTCCTCGAACCGCGCACGGTTACGGAGAATATCCAGCGTCATGGCTTTGCTCCCATTGAAGGGGCGGAGTAG